agtagcacccctcatgactagtggctagtgctagcaaataaaattgactactctagatgggaaatggtgaagtgaaatggctttgaaagttttgaaggtgaatatgacttggtgaatttaataaaaactgatggtgggtttggatgcgatacctttacaatttataagtacccccacaatacctgattatgggtagggcttagctagaaatttatgtgtcttagtatgggttccctctaaacaagcgtcataggggttatgccgaggctgcctccgttgaaaatgaaatgatgtgaaatgacgtgaaatgaggtgaatgtccggccaagccctgtgcagttcctaggctgacggtttgtcttcactgggaggccaagctcatggggagaggtgcctatactaggatatgtaagtgaaaggttatggttgacgatccgcgtactgagttacgattattcagggttatccctgacggatgaaatcaaatgttgtggcacaagtgtgcaacctctgcagagtgtaaatctattcgaatagccgtgtccacggttacagacgattggaaaggccatactgtaccGTTGTCAGATGTTTCATGAAAAGGGTTGATgatttgaatggtgacttgacttgaatcacaactgagttgtgggaatgtcactaatgttcccacttgagttagttagcaaatgaagagtcttttatgaaatgcttatgaactaaaattggctttatgcaaataaacctagagcttagcaccccttgaaTAAAAGTGataagtacttacattagtattagtttgcgagtactttaaaagtactcacggctgtgtccctggctatttcaatggccagactatgaagaggagcaacagtacgaagatgacggccagcaggacgtctacaccaactaggagttcttctaacgtcaagcgttggcctgtggattagatagtccacctctattacgcttccgctatttgtgatgttcgttgatcaatagatcaactattattgtaatgttggatcatgtgatctattcttgtaagacgattatggtttgtaatgaatgatgacttatgatatcaactgttatgtctcgcaacaacaatattcctaggattgcgatgtataacataataggcatctggacttaaaaacccgggtgttgacaaaaaaTGTGGTGTGGAAGGCTTGGGCACCGCCGAAGGTGAAGTTTTTTGCATGGCTTCTTTTGCAAAATAGGATTTGGACGGCGGATCGCTTGCAAGCAAGGGGTTGGCAAAATTGCGACGGTTGCACTCTATGCAACCAAACTCTTGAGACCGCTGACCACCTCTTCATCAATTGTCGCTACACGGCTCGCATTGGGGATACCATCAAGGATTGGATTAGCATTCCATTAATTCAACCCACACAATGGATTGGTCTCTCCATCGACTCTTGGTGGAGCATGATGGCGGGTGGCAACACTCCTTGTAGAAAGGCTATCTCTTCGCTCACGCTTCTTGTCACTTGGGAGATTTGGAATGAGCGTAATGCTAGGATTTTCCGTAACAAGCATGCGCCCACCCAAGTAGTTATAGAGAGAATCAAAACCGAGGCTAGATTGTGGGTATGGCCGGTGCCAAGCATTTGGGCAATATCATGTCGGGAGAGTGATCCCATGTTTGTGAACCTTGCTTTCTTTTGTAAaactcttcttaattaatagagtagggcaaagcttttgccctcgtttaaaaaaaaaacaatacaAAGCATTTGAAATTGATATTTTGCAGTTTGCGGGATACACCATTGGCTACATCTGAATTTATTTTCTAATTTTCCACTCACAAATATGATTcccaattttttttaaataacaaGATCGCTGGAACCCGAGTACCAAAAAATCTTCTCTTGTTGGTAACACTATATTTTCATAACACAATTAGTTATCCAAGCCTTTTTTTTCCGACGTCCTTGCATGACAACCTCGATGGTTGGATCTATGTTTTCATTGCAAGATCGGTGGAGTAGTGTGCATCTACCACGTCGACGACCAGGAGTCTCGGCGGTGTGGTGTAGCGGGGTCTCGGTGATGGTCGTGACATGATGGACTCGTACAGGGTGGGAGACTGTCTGGCGCCGTGGCAACGGCTACGACAAGCCTGGTGAGGGTTATGCGGATATCTTCGCTCTAGATGGCTAAGCAGTTGATGTTGGTGATGGCATCTGTAGCGAGTGCATGCGCTAAGGGTCTGCTGGATCGAATGTGTGGGTGCTTCGGTTTTTTTTTTATGTATGCTCATGGCATGTTTTTATTGAATAATATATAAATCAAATATGTATGTGTATCTCTcttcgatgcagaggccgggtttTCGACCTTCTTTTCGAAAAAAATAGTGTAGATGGCAAATATTTTTTAGATGTCTAAACACAATGTGCCTTTTCTCCTGCCGATCTTAACACAAAAAAAGGTTGGTAGAGAACTAGATGTGTCCTCATCTCCAGCAGTACATGTTCCACCTTTCTCCATTTTCATCAGCAGCTTTTGGCGCTAGGCACACCATATATACCTTTATGTCTCAGCCGTAGGTAGTTGCAGCCTCGATCGCTGGCGCTTGAAATTGAACATGTACTCATCATCTTCTTGTTGCTGCACGCAGTCGCTCTTAGCTACATTCTTTTATTGGTACGAGTGTGTCACGCAAAGCAGGAAGCATCACCACGGAGAAAATCTTGCCACGGTGACAAGGAAGAAGACATTTGTGTTGCAAGTTTGCATGGCGTACGTGTTCAATGACAGTGGAGGGGAGAGCCGGAGAACAGATCGATCACTGCGCGCGCGCGCGTCACGGTGAGAATAAGAAATTGACGTATTACCAGAGAGCCAAACGCATTTTTATATGTGTGTCATCAACTTCACTCTTTTCCCCTCTCGCTCTCTCTCGAAACCTCCCCGCCTGGTAGCTTCTTCTCCGCCGCCGGGCCGGACCGGAGCCGCTCTCGGCGGCGTTGCCATGCGGAGTAGGCAAAGGGATTGTGCCGGATTTAGTTTTAGGGGTAGTTTTAGTCTGAGAGTAGGTCAATGGATCTAGGCGGCCACATGTACTCATCATCTTTACCTACATGGAGTCTGAGAGTAGGTCAATGGATCTAGGCGGCCAGATCCATTGCTCCATGGGCTTCtttctctccttcatcgccgctTGTTGCTGCTGGCAGGCGGTGCTCCTTGGAAGGTTGAGGAGCCCATGCATCTCTCCCAATAAGGTGCGCATCTGGGGTTCTTCCGCGTTGGTGTTTCTGCACAACACCAGGCGGTCGTCCCCGGCCCTCTTCGTCAAGCTTCCATGGTCGGGGAAGGAGATGGAAGGGGCTGTCGGTACGGGCTCCCTCAATAAGTGCAGCTGTCTCCTCTCTGCTACTATCTGGTGGTAtgtttttcttcctctttttctggccggccgtggtggcgaggaggCGGAGGGGATCGAAGAGGCAGTCTGTGGATCTGGAGGGGAGTGGGGAAGACCTGTGGCTGCTGGTTCTTCTCCTTGTGCGGAACACACAGCTTCCTTGTTTGGCGCCATGATCATTGGCCGGAATGGCGGCCCGATTACAACCTCCATTGCGGAGGCCCTCTCTGGAGTCAACCGTTGGAGCTCGACGCTGCTTCTCcttcaagtggtgcgtccccggaggAGTTGTGGTGGCCAGCGGTTTTGGCTCTTCGTCGGCAATGAGACTTTGGGCATCTTCTCGGACCTCGGCGTCTGcgcctcgaggtcgccggcgagcggcggTGGAGGACTTCTAGCAGTTGATTGCTTTTGTTACTTTTATGCTAGGGTTTTTTTTGTAAAAGTGAAGGCTTTATCTCTTATTTCTAGATTAGTCTAGGCAATAGATGTTAGAGGGCTTTTCTGTAATTTTATACCCGCCGACTATGAATGCAGCTTCTAGGCCTCTTGAGGCCtaatttgttcaaaaaaaaaaaatatgtgTGTCATCAACACGCACGATAGGTCCAGACCAGATGCCCACTATCAAAGCCAGATTAGATTAGATCAGATGCATCTCGCCTGCCGGTCCCACTGGTTTGCACTTTGCAGCTCCACTGCTACTACAAAGTTAATCCAGTTTTATTGGCCGCGAGAAAACTAGCAGGAAGCAATATGGTGCAACTTTTGCTACATGCACCCATAAAATAGAAACAACTTCTCCTATCTGAAAATGGTCGCCATGCATAAAAAGATAACTATTGTTGTCAAGACACGATTACTTCTCCTATCTGAAAATGGTCGCCATGCATAAAAAGATAACTATTGTTGTCAAGACACGATTACGTAATACAAAGATGAATAAGTAGGAGTAGAAAGCAACAGTAGTCTAGACGCAAAATTATGTGTCACACAACATGAAAATGGTACCAAACATTCGTATGCGACGATGTTTTTTTAGTTTGCACATAATTGATGTAGTAAAAAATTCAAACAAATATACGTGATATTTTATTTTTGCGGGAACTTTATATATATTATAGATATGGCAAAAATTGTCATTGATGTCTATAATACTACTAGGCATGGTTAATGTAGCTCTATTTCCAAATTATGACATGCAAGTATGGAAATTTAGAATTGACTATAAATGATGCTATCCAATTATTTTTGGTTAATTCTACCATTTAAATTTGATGTAAAAGATATCCTGCGGCATTCATCACGGACGCAATAACCTAGATAATGCTAATCGACATAATTAACATATGCAAACTAAACCACATGTCTAATAAGTAAGCAACAACCTCAAGAGTGCATGTAAATTATTTATTTAGTGGTGAGTACATAAATGCTATTCTTGTCCCATCGCGCGTCGCCATATTTTGTCTTGAGTTTTGAGATGGTGATATGAATTCTACCTCTGTAATAAATCATCATATGTACTCGGTACTCCCTCTTTCACAGTTTAATAGGTCTGCACGTACCTCTAGGTCATAAATTTGATAcagttagcattagttatatgttataaaaattatatcattagaaagtttagatgttctattttgtaatgatataatttttgcattatataatttaaattatatatgtTAAATTGGCGACCTAGAGATACGGAGACGGATGGAGTATCTCTTTAGATCATAAATAAAGTATTAAGTGACACCGTCTAAAGGGCACACCTTCTTTGTATCAGTATGCTCATAAGTTCACCTAATTCCAGCATAACATTTTACCTTGTTTTAATTACAACAACTGTATCATGCAGTTACAAGTAAAAAAAATGCATGTCATATTGAGTTTTGAGATGGTGATATGAATTCTTCCTCCATAATAAACCGTAACATGCATTGTATCTCTTTATATCATAAATAAAGTATTGAGCGACATCGTGTAAAGGGTACACTTTGTTTGCATTAGTATGCTCATAAGTTCACCTAGTTCCACCCTAAATTTTTATCTTGGTTTACTTACAGCAATCGTATCATGAAGTTACAAGTAAAGAAAAAATGAGCATGACATATTGACACTTACTACAAGCAAAAATAAAACTCTCAAAAGCTTAATAAACTCTATCTTATCCGATGCCATGACGCGTCAGAAATTCCGATGAACTTCAATGGATACAAGGTACGCGATTTCTTCAGACCTCACGAAAAGGTCAGATGAGATGCTGATACTTATCATATCCTATTTTGTCGCCAACTTACAGCTGTCCCGCATTCCAAGCTAGTAACCGACATCTTCAAGACGCGATCGAAACAAAACGGCAGCTACAAGGCGCAATGTAGTTCCGTCACGCCATGCCATATGCGTTTCTACTCACTCCCGGCGGCAACGGCGTGCTATAAGTTCCCAAAAAAAATCCACACGCAAAGGTCTCGAGTATATCGAAACGGCTACCCCATGCGCCTTTTCCGGCATTGTAATTGTATGTGCCATATATAAATTTTAATTCTGCCATGCTGTTGTGGTAAAGCTAAAATATATAATTTGAATGGGGATGAAGTTGTGGAACACCTCTGCAGCAACATTTTCTTCTTCGAGAGTGACTATTTTCGCATGGACGTGTACTTTTTTTTTCTATGGAATGAGAGTAATAATACAACCTTGTCACCTTTTGGACGAAAATTACAAAGACATGTATGTACTAGTACAATTAACTCCACACTCCAAAGTGAGGACGATGTTGAGCATCAACCGACGGCTCACGTGGTACAGCTCCGCAGCCCGATTCAAGGCCGGCGACAGGGCTGTGGCGGTGTTGCGGTACCCCATGCAAATTTGCCATGCCATGCAGGGGAGCTCCCCACCTGACGCCGTCGCTGACGTGGCGCAGCATCCACAGCTGGATCGCGCACAAGTAACCCTTTCCCCCCAATCCACATCTTCCTCCCACACTTCTCCCTCCCTCCAATTATTTTTCTCTCTGCTCTGCTCTGCACCACCACCATCAGCAAAGCCAAGTGGGCGCAAAAATCCCCCATGTCTCCACCCCTCGCCGGCCCAGATCCCCGGCGAGCCATCGCAGACCCGTAGCCCGACCTACCAAGCTGCCCGATCGATGGGCGGGGAGGCTCCGGAGCCGGGCCGCCTGACCCGCGCGCTGAGCATCCTCGACGGCAGCGGCGTCCCGGAGGAGGCGCTGCACCTGGTGCTCGCCCACGTCGACGACCCGCGCGACCGCGAGGCCGCCTCGCTCGCCTGCCGCCGCTGGCACCGCATCGACGCGCTCACGCGCAAGCACGTCACCGTGCCCTTCTGCTACGCCGTGTCCCCGGCGCGCCTGCTCGCGCGCTTCCCGCGCCTCGAGTCGCTCGCCGTCAAGGGCAAGCCGCGCGCCGCCATGTTCGGCCTCATCCCGGACGACTGGGGCGCCTACGCCGCGCCCTGGGTCGCAGAGCTCGCCGCGCCGCTCGAGTGCCTCAAGGCGCTCCACCTGCGCCGCATGGTCGTCACCGACGCCGACCTCGAGGCCCTCGTACGGGCCCGCGGGCACATGCTGCAGGAGCTCAAGCTCGACAAGTGCTCCGGCTTCTCCACCGACGCGCTACGCCTCGTGGCGCGCTCATGCAGGTACATACACCTTCGCTACTTACTAACTCCTCTTACTGCCTCCGATCTGCGCGCGACTGGCACGCACAAGCAAGCCGGATTTGGGATGTAGTTAGCCACTGGCCGCAGAATCGAGCTCATGTCCCGAAATAGGAGGGGCAATCATGGAGCGCCGATCTAATAACTGCTTTCTCCAAGTAGAAACTACTTCTACTTCTACGTAGGACGGGTGGTGTTTGCCGAAAGTAGCTCCAGATCTGGATGCGACTCCTATCCTATTGTTGTAGGGCATGCTCTCCGTACTCTCCTCCTCGCATGACGACGACACACCATGGTAAATGGTGGTACAATACAAACCATACCATAGCATAGCAGGGTTCGTTGCCTTACACAGTTGCATCTGCATGGTTAGAGTTTCTTGCCTTGTAAGTGTACTGTAACTACTTCGTGCCTTTTGTTTCCTTCATAATAAGTTATTAGTTTAACGTTCTGAGTTTCTGGCTGTTGGTGATGATGCATAAGAGTCCATTTCACAGCATTTATTCCTCTTAAGTAATTTGCAAGAGATCGTCACCAAATCTGGCAGGAACAAAGCATTAGTGATTGACTTGACCGATTCTTAACTCGTCTTCTACTCGAATCGTACTGTTGTACAGCATATTAGTCGTCAATtgtttgttgttgttgctgctgctgctgttgttgtTATACCAGTTAATTCTAGAATAGGAAGAACTATTATGTAGTGTCAGGCTGACTATATTTACTACATGATTTTACCTTTTCAAAATTAATTATAGTTTGCTGCATGGAGTTTGTTGCCTTGTAAGTGTACTGTAACTACTTTGTGCTTTATGTTTCCTCCATAATAGGTGATTAATTTAATGTGCCAAGTTTCTGgttgttgatgatgatgatgatgcgtaAGAGTCCATTTCACAGCATTTATTCCTCTTATGCAATTTGCAAGAGGTCACCAAATCTGGCAGGAACAAAGTGTATGGAACAAAGCATTAGTGATTGAAATGGCCAAAGCTAGCTCGTCTTTTACTCGAACTGCACTGTTGTACTTGTACAGCATTAATAGTCAGCTGTGTTGTTGTTTCTGTTATACCCGTTAATTCTAGAGTAGGAAGTATTATGTAGTGTCAGGCTGACTATATTTACATGAGTTTACTTTTTAAAAACTAGTTATAGTTTCATCATTCTGACAAGGTAGCATTGGATACGTTCTATAAACAAAACTAGAGTTATTAAAAAGAACAGTTCATTTCGTTGTTGAGTTCATTCAGATTTCTGAATGAAACAAATGGAAGTGTAAGAAACAAAGCAGTAGTGATTGACTTGACCAAAGGTAGCTCTTCTTTTACTCGAATCATACTGTTGTACAGCATTAATAGTCAGTTGTTTGTTGTTTCTTTTATATCAACTAATTTTAGAATAGGAAGCATTATGTAGTGTCTGGCTGACCATATTTACGTGAGTTTACCTTTCTAAAATTAGTTATAGTTTGGTCATCCTGACGAGGTAGCGCTAGAGTTActaaaatgcaaaaaaaaaaaaaatccagttttttCCGTTGTTGAGTGTACTCTGTGGTTTCATTGTTGGGTGTATCCTGAATGAAACAAAAGGAAGTATGAAAATCAAACCAAAGAGCTATTTATGGCTGTGCCACAATTTTAATCCCTCTTGACGTATTCAGTGCTAAAACAGGTTCCCCAAAGCCCAAATTTAGTAACCTATAAATGCTTTGAACGTTTCATACATGGCACTTAATAAATTGCAAAGAGCAGATTATGTTGACTTCACTTTAAAGACTAACTAATCAACTGGCCAGCAAAAGCTCAAAAACAATTTGGGCACTAGAAAATTATTTTTTGTTTATCTAAGCAAGCAATACATCTCTTACTTAATTGGTTGACATTTGTTTTCCATGTTGCTACAACTTAATTGGTTGACATTTGTTTTCCATGTTGCTACAACTCGCCGCGTTTGGGATTATGTATGCTGCCATAAGTACATTTGTTTCCCTTCAGTGCACTTCTTTATTCTGTGACCACCCTATTTTTCATGCTTTGGTGCATTGGTAGCATCTTGATAAGATCACTGCGCTAACATGTTGTATGGAATTCAGCAGATCACTGAGAACTTTGTTTCTGGAAGATTGTACAATTACTGACAACGGCACTGAATGGCTCCATGACCTTGCTGCCAACAATCCTGTTCTGGTGACCTTGAACTTCTACTTGACTTACCTCAGAGTGGTGCCAGCTGACCTCGAGCTTCTTGCTAGGAACTGCAAGTCACTAATTTCACTGAAGATTAGCGACTGTGACCTTTCAGATTTAATTGGATTCTTCCAAATAGCTACATCATTGGAAGAATTTGCTGGTGCGGAAATCAGTGAGCAAAGGGAGCTCACAAAGTATGCAGATGTTAAACTTCCTTCAAAGCTTTGCTCCTTTGGACTTACTTTCATGGGGACGAATGAGATGCACATAATCTTCCCCTTTTCTGCTGTACTCAAGAAGCTGGATCTGCAGTACACTTTTCTCACCACTGAAGACCATTGCCAGCTCATCGCAAAATG
This Lolium perenne isolate Kyuss_39 chromosome 1, Kyuss_2.0, whole genome shotgun sequence DNA region includes the following protein-coding sequences:
- the LOC127322756 gene encoding coronatine-insensitive protein homolog 1b isoform X1, producing MGGEAPEPGRLTRALSILDGSGVPEEALHLVLAHVDDPRDREAASLACRRWHRIDALTRKHVTVPFCYAVSPARLLARFPRLESLAVKGKPRAAMFGLIPDDWGAYAAPWVAELAAPLECLKALHLRRMVVTDADLEALVRARGHMLQELKLDKCSGFSTDALRLVARSCSRSLRTLFLEDCTITDNGTEWLHDLAANNPVLVTLNFYLTYLRVVPADLELLARNCKSLISLKISDCDLSDLIGFFQIATSLEEFAGAEISEQRELTKYADVKLPSKLCSFGLTFMGTNEMHIIFPFSAVLKKLDLQYTFLTTEDHCQLIAKCPNLLVLAVRNVIGDRGLVIVADTCKKLQRLRIERGDDDPGMQEEEGGVSQVGLTALAVGCRELESIAAYVSDITNGALESIGTFCKNLYDFRIVLLDKQERITDLPLDNGVRELLRGCTKLRRFALYLRPGGLSDVGLSYIGQHSGIIQYMLLGNLGETDGGLISFAAGCRNLRKLELRSCCFSERALALAMLQMPSLRYVWVQGYRASQTGGDLMLMARPFWNIEFTPPSTENAGRPMEEDGQPCIDRHAQVLAYCSLTGKRSDYPQYVVPLHPA
- the LOC127322756 gene encoding coronatine-insensitive protein homolog 1b isoform X2, with protein sequence MGGEAPEPGRLTRALSILDGSGVPEEALHLVLAHVDDPRDREAASLACRRWHRIDALTRKHVTVPFCYAVSPARLLARFPRLESLAVKGKPRAAMFGLIPDDWGAYAAPWVAELAAPLECLKALHLRRMVVTDADLEALVRARGHMLQELKLDKCSGFSTDALRLVARSCRSLRTLFLEDCTITDNGTEWLHDLAANNPVLVTLNFYLTYLRVVPADLELLARNCKSLISLKISDCDLSDLIGFFQIATSLEEFAGAEISEQRELTKYADVKLPSKLCSFGLTFMGTNEMHIIFPFSAVLKKLDLQYTFLTTEDHCQLIAKCPNLLVLAVRNVIGDRGLVIVADTCKKLQRLRIERGDDDPGMQEEEGGVSQVGLTALAVGCRELESIAAYVSDITNGALESIGTFCKNLYDFRIVLLDKQERITDLPLDNGVRELLRGCTKLRRFALYLRPGGLSDVGLSYIGQHSGIIQYMLLGNLGETDGGLISFAAGCRNLRKLELRSCCFSERALALAMLQMPSLRYVWVQGYRASQTGGDLMLMARPFWNIEFTPPSTENAGRPMEEDGQPCIDRHAQVLAYCSLTGKRSDYPQYVVPLHPA